In Aedes albopictus strain Foshan chromosome 3, AalbF5, whole genome shotgun sequence, the following are encoded in one genomic region:
- the LOC109425782 gene encoding cysteine-rich motor neuron 1 protein isoform X2, translating to MDFIAMKLRSAIRSVFSNISQFDTIVKFMIYFLLVLDVRAFALKCVCNPNECDIIRSEDCPGKGYIVWDPCRCCKVCARTFGEACGGPGGFSGTCEPPLSCVSKIPVGGSGICLDIPTHNETDVDHFKNCTETIVVEPGCEIVNRKCKCWNRMQLCKSRSIVKWDFRNMQECQLNVANLVKSELEFDEDYTVTPRGSYEATIVRGHKESPKREQNVKT from the exons ATGGATTTCATTGCAATGAAACTACGTAGTGCGATCAGAAGCGTATTTTCCAACATATCACAGTTTGATACTATAGTGAAGTTTATGATATATTTTCTGCTGGTTCTCGATGTGAGAGCTTTTGCGCTTAAGTGTGTGTGTAATCCAAATGAGTGTGACATTATTAGATCGGAAGACTGCCCCGGTAAAGGATACATAGTATGGGACCCATGCAG GTGCTGCAAGGTTTGTGCTCGCACATTCGGCGAAGCATGTGGCGGTCCTGGAGGCTTTTCCGGTACGTGTGAGCCTCCGTTGAGCTGCGTGTCCAAAATACCTGTCGGAGGATCTGGAATATGTTTAG ATATTCCAACGCACAACGAGACCGATGTGGACCATTTCAAAAACTGTACCGAGACAATCGTTGTGGAACCGGGCTGCGAAATTGTGAACCGAAAATGCAAATGCTGGAACCGGATGCAACTTTGCAAGTCCAGATCCATCGTCAAGTGGGATTTTAGGAATATGCAG GAATGTCAACTGAACGTAGCTAACTTAGTTAAATCAGAGCTAGAGTTCGATGAGGACTATACCGTTACTCCAAGGGGTAGTTATG AAGCCACTATAGTGCGAGGGcataaggaatccccaaag